Proteins encoded together in one Dermacentor variabilis isolate Ectoservices chromosome 2, ASM5094787v1, whole genome shotgun sequence window:
- the LOC142570615 gene encoding uncharacterized protein LOC142570615, translating to MSSMWRKCRVVRKEYDNILNELGLARLVAGPSSVSLSNDRAASTTFTDSARVAPLSPPKLGSSRQSGNSISTDAGGEPPLKLLKEQSGSEALVNSVCGQGAHFVEELQSEIVDMSSREHSDSDSSSSDNQISSKSWDESDDFVASDSCTGRDEGTALTCSAALSRLSPEQMTASEEFAVIASKHNMTHACINDVFDFCRRRGFSDLPKDARTVLRTERKAQVEQNGSFVHFGLAAGIRQVLPPGQVVPSERKLQGNIDGVPLYRSSQLAFWPILCLITNVEASPPFVVSVYCGAGKPPSLQDYLEPFVREVSELASEGLSIGDVRVQVSIEAMVCDAPARSYVKCIVGHTGYCACERCNQKGRHIENRVTFPKLHAPTRTNASFRSQENKRHHSGFSPFLSLDVDMIAIFPSEYMHLVCLGVMRRLLKNWVCQSHSNRLSRLHRCQLNESLREASKAFPTYFQGKPRGTEELDRWKATEFRTFLLHVGPVVLKPLLPPSHYKHFLMFHVAIRILASPQYYCEYNDFAKDVLRYFVQEFSELYGRNQLVYNVHSLIHLADQCRDHGPLDQFSAFPFESYLGRMKKLLRSSNKPLSQLSRMISELRHSTKNQVEQKLQHVKPGDCFLIDSAPVVVLEIMEDYFKGGILPNARDFFKHPLKSSQLNIWRCNALSNRTKVWPLDDLRNTAQCLRLNYKQGHVVVPLLHFH from the coding sequence ATGTCTTCCATGTGGAGAAAATGTAGAGTCGTAAGAAAGGAATACGACAATATACTGAATGAACTAGGACTCGCGCGGCTTGTTGCTGGGCCTTCATCGGTTTCCCTGTCCAACGACAGAGCTGCAAGCACCACCTTTACGGACAGTGCTCGCGTAGCGCCACTTTCGCCTCCGAAGCTGGGAAGCAGCAGGCAATCGGGAAATTCAATTTCGACGGACGCTGGGGGTGAGCCTCCACTCAAACTGTTGAAAGAGCAGTCGGGAAGCGAAGCCTTAGTCAACAGCGTCTGCGGACAAGGTGCACACTTTGTTGAAGAACTCCAATCAGAAATTGTGGATATGTCTTCACGTGAGCACAGCGACTCTGATAGTAGCTCAAGTGACAATCAAATCTCAAGCAAATCTTGGGATGAGTCTGATGACTTTGTTGCTTCAGACAGCTGCACGGGGCGAGATGAGGGAACAGCGCTCACTTGTAGCGCAGCGCTGTCTCGTTTATCTCCTGAACAAATGACAGCAAGTGAAGAGTTTGCTGTCATTGCTTCCAAACATAATATGACTCATGCATGCATTAACGATGTCTTCGATTTCTGCCGTCGAAGAGGCTTCTCTGACCTTCCAAAGGATGCTAGGACAGTTTTGAGAACTGAGCGCAAAGCTCAGGTGGAGCAAAATGGGTCTTTTGTGCACTTTGGCCTTGCAGCCGGAATTCGTCAAGTGTTGCCGCCGGGGCAAGTAGTTCCAAGTGAACGGAAGCTACAGGGCAACATCGATGGAGTCCCTCTTTACAGAAGTAGCCAGCTTGCCTTTTGGCCCATTTTGTGCCTCATTACAAACGTGGAGGCATCACCACCATTTGTTGTAAGTGTGTATTGTGGTGCAGGGAAGCCACCATCTCTGCAGGATTATCTAGAGCCATTTGTGCGAGAGGTCTCGGAGCTTGCGTCTGAAGGGTTAAGCATAGGAGATGTTCGAGTACAGGTGAGCATTGAAGCCATGGTGTGCGATGCTCCAGCAAGGAGCTACGTGAAATGTATTGTTGGCCACACTGGCTATTGTGCGTGTGAGCGATGCAACCAAAAAGGGCGGCACATTGAAAACAGGgtcacatttcccaaactgcacgCACCAACACGAACGAATGCATCATTTCGATCTCAAGAGAACAAGCGCCACCATTCTGGTTTTTCACCATTCCTATCGCTTGATGTCGACATGATTGCAATTTTCCCATCTGAATACATGCACCTCGTTTGCCTGGGAGTCATGCGACGACTCTTAAAGAATTGGGTATGCCAAAGCCACAGTAATAGATTGAGCAGACTGCATCGTTGCCAACTAAATGAAAGCCTGCGAGAGGCATCCAAAGCATTTCCAACATATTTCCAGGGAAAGCCAAGGGGTACAGAAGAACTTGATCGTTGGAAGGCAACAGAGTTTCGAACATTCCTCCTTCATGTGGGGCCTGTTGTCCTAAAGCCTCTTCTGCCTCCATCACACTACAAACATTTTCTAATGTTTCATGTAGCTATCAGAATTTTAGCATCACCTCAGTACTACTGTGAATACAATGATTTTGCCAAAGATGTACTGAGGTACTTTGTTCAAGAGTTTAGTGAGCTATACGGAAGAAACCAGCTTGTGTACAATGTGCACTCACTAATTCATCTTGCTGACCAGTGCCGGGACCATGGCCCATTGGATCAGTTTAGTGCATTCCCTTTTGAAAGCTACCTTGGACGAATGAAGAAGTTGCTGCGGTCCTCCAACAAGCCACTTTCACAGCTAAGTAGGATGATCTCTGAACTGAGGCACTCGACCAAGAACCAAGTCGAGCAGAAACTGCAACATGTGAAGCCTGGAGACTGCTTCCTGATTGACAGTGCTCCTGTGGTTGTTCTGGAAATAATGGAAGACTACTTCAAGGGAGGGATTTTACCAAATGCCAGGGACTTTTTCAAACATCCACTCAAGTCATCTCAGCTGAATATTTGGCGCTGCAACGCCTTAAGTAATAGAACTAAGGTCTGGCCTCTTGATGACCTCCGGAATACTGCTCAGTGCCTGAGGCTTAACTACAAGCAAGGACATGTTGTTGTTCCTCTTTTGCACTTTCACTGA
- the LOC142570614 gene encoding uncharacterized protein LOC142570614, with translation MSSREHSDSDSSSSDNQISSKSWDESDDFVASDSCTGRDEGTALTCSAALSRLSPEQMTASEEFAVIASKHNMTHACINDVFDFCRRRGFSDLPKDARTVLRTERKAQVEQNGSFVHFGLAAGIRQVLPPGQVVPSERKLQGNIDGVPLYRSSQLAFWPILCLITNVEASPPFVVSVYCGAGKPPSLQDYLEPFVREVSELASEGLSIGDVRVQVSIEAMVCDAPARSYVKCIVGHTGYCACERCNQKGRHIENRVTFPKLHAPTRTNASFRSQENKRHHSGFSPFLSLDVDMIAIFPSEYMHLVCLGVMRRLLKNWVCQSHSNRLSRLHRCQLNESLREASKAFPTYFQGKPRGTEELDRWKATEFRTFLLHVGPVVLKPLLPPSHYKHFLMFHVAIRILASPQYYCEYNDFAKDVLRYFVQEFSELYGRNQLVYNVHSLIHLADQCRDHGPLDQFSAFPFESYLGRMKKLLRSSNKPLSQLSRMISELRHSTKNQVEQKLQHVKPGDCFLIDSAPVVVLEIMEDYFKGGILPNARDFFKHPLKSSQLNIWRCNTLSNRTKVWPLDDLRNTAQCLRLNYKQGHVVVPLLHFH, from the coding sequence ATGTCTTCACGTGAGCACAGCGACTCTGATAGTAGCTCAAGTGACAATCAAATCTCAAGCAAATCTTGGGATGAGTCTGATGACTTTGTTGCTTCAGACAGCTGCACGGGGCGAGATGAGGGAACAGCGCTCACTTGTAGCGCAGCGCTGTCTCGTTTATCTCCTGAACAAATGACAGCAAGTGAAGAGTTTGCTGTCATTGCTTCCAAACATAATATGACTCATGCATGCATTAACGATGTCTTCGATTTCTGCCGTCGAAGAGGCTTCTCTGACCTTCCAAAGGATGCTAGGACAGTTTTGAGAACTGAGCGCAAAGCTCAGGTGGAGCAAAATGGGTCTTTTGTGCACTTTGGCCTTGCAGCCGGAATTCGTCAAGTGTTGCCGCCGGGGCAAGTAGTTCCAAGTGAACGGAAGCTACAGGGCAACATCGATGGAGTCCCTCTTTACAGAAGTAGCCAGCTTGCCTTTTGGCCCATTTTGTGCCTCATTACAAACGTGGAGGCATCACCACCATTTGTTGTAAGTGTGTATTGTGGTGCAGGGAAGCCACCATCTCTGCAGGATTATCTAGAGCCATTTGTGCGAGAGGTCTCGGAGCTTGCGTCTGAAGGGTTAAGCATAGGAGATGTTCGAGTACAGGTGAGCATTGAAGCCATGGTGTGCGATGCTCCAGCAAGGAGCTACGTGAAATGTATTGTTGGCCACACTGGCTATTGTGCGTGTGAGCGATGCAACCAAAAAGGGCGGCACATTGAAAACAGGgtcacatttcccaaactgcacgCACCAACACGAACGAATGCATCATTTCGATCTCAAGAGAACAAGCGCCACCATTCTGGTTTTTCACCATTCCTATCGCTTGATGTCGACATGATTGCAATTTTCCCATCTGAATACATGCACCTCGTTTGCCTGGGAGTCATGCGACGACTCTTAAAGAATTGGGTATGCCAAAGCCACAGTAATAGATTGAGCAGACTGCATCGTTGCCAACTAAATGAAAGCCTGCGAGAGGCATCCAAAGCATTTCCAACATATTTCCAGGGAAAGCCAAGGGGTACAGAAGAACTTGATCGTTGGAAGGCAACAGAGTTTCGAACATTCCTCCTTCATGTGGGGCCTGTTGTCCTAAAGCCTCTTCTGCCTCCATCACACTACAAACATTTTCTAATGTTTCATGTAGCTATCAGAATTTTAGCATCACCTCAGTACTACTGTGAATACAATGATTTTGCCAAAGATGTACTGAGGTACTTTGTTCAAGAGTTTAGTGAGCTATACGGAAGAAACCAGCTTGTGTACAATGTGCACTCACTAATTCATCTTGCTGACCAGTGCCGGGACCATGGCCCATTGGATCAGTTTAGTGCATTCCCTTTTGAAAGCTACCTTGGACGAATGAAGAAGTTGCTGCGGTCCTCCAACAAGCCACTTTCACAGCTAAGTAGGATGATCTCTGAACTGAGGCACTCGACCAAGAACCAAGTCGAGCAGAAACTGCAACATGTGAAGCCTGGAGACTGCTTCCTGATTGACAGTGCTCCTGTGGTTGTTCTGGAAATAATGGAAGACTACTTCAAGGGAGGGATTTTACCAAATGCCAGGGACTTTTTCAAACATCCACTCAAGTCATCTCAGCTGAATATTTGGCGCTGCAACACCTTAAGTAATAGAACTAAGGTCTGGCCTCTTGATGACCTCCGGAATACTGCTCAGTGCCTGAGGCTTAACTACAAGCAAGGACATGTTGTTGTACCTCTTTTGCACTTTCACTGA